A part of Toxotes jaculatrix isolate fToxJac2 chromosome 24, fToxJac2.pri, whole genome shotgun sequence genomic DNA contains:
- the atg13 gene encoding autophagy-related protein 13 isoform X1, which translates to MDSDLSPQDKKDLDKFIKFFALKTVQVIVQARLGEKICTRSSSSPTGSDWFNLAIKDIPEVTHEAKKALAGQLPGIGRSMCVEISLKTSEGDSMELETWCLEMNEKCDKDIKVSYTVYNRLSVLLKSLLAITRVTPAYKLSRKQGHDYVILYRIYFGEVQLSGLGEGFQTVRVGVVGTPVGTVTLSCAYRTNLAFMSNRQFEPSAPIMGIIVDHFVDPPCSSQRPANMGQPCNYRAPDEEDGSPFAGVQDSQEVCTTSFSTSPPSQCVCTLSPSPSKLSKPLPLDSLQLPLAPGLVTHTLYTSRLSYQPPALAGAADLCHPAANPNQVLHAGKEGGVVLVPAHPAHGADAHLTVEHAPNTPGSSGDDDGLTQSGEGRRDEGRRSVSPSDPVESLSAFTRKVGAFVNKPSTQITAASLDLPFAAFAPRGLDSEENDPMVQPPDSPPCSSPLQASLHSQGSEGSGQQDDFVMVDFRPAFSKDDLLPMDLGTFYREFQNPPQLASLSLHISSQSMADDLDSLPEKLAVYEKNIDEFDAFVDMLQ; encoded by the exons ATGGACAGTGACCTAAGTCCCCAGGATAAAAAAGACTTGGACAAGTTCATTAAGTTTTTTGCCTTGAAG actgtCCAGGTGATAGTCCAAGCCCGTCTTGGAGAGAAAATCTGCACTCGCTCTTCCTCGTCACCTACAGGCTCTGACTGG TTTAATTTGGCCATCAAAGACATCCCAGAGGTGACTCATGAAGCCAAGAAGGCACTGGCAGGCCAACTTCCAGGCATCGGGCGCTCCATGTGTGTCGAGATCTCCCTGAAGACATCAGAG GGTGACTCAATGGAGTTAGAGACTTGGTGCCTGGAGATGAATGAAAA GTGCGATAAGGACATCAAGGTGTCGTATACAGTATACAAccgtctgtctgtccttctgaAGTCTCTGCTGGCCATCACCAGAGTGACGCCTGCCTATAAACTGTCCAGAAAGCAGGGGCATGACTATGTCATATTATacag GATCTACTTTGGGGAAGTCCAGCTGAGTGGATTAGGAGAAG GTTTTCAGACTGTGCGCGTCGGTGTTGTTGGCACCCCTGTCGGCACAGTCACGCTGTCATGTGCCTACCGCACCAACCTGGCATTCATGTCTAACAG GCAGTTTGAGCCGTCAGCTCCCATTATGGGGATCATTGTGGATCACTTCGTGGATCCTCCCTGCAGCAGCCAGCGTCCTGCAAACATGGGACAGCCCTGCAACTACAG agctCCAGATGAGGAGGATGGAAGCCCGTTTGCTGGAGTTCAGGATTCACAGGAGGTCTGCAccacctccttctccacctcccctccctctcag tgtgtgtgtacactgagtCCGTCTCCTTCTAAACTGTCAAAGCCCCTCCCCCTGGACAGTCTGCAGCTTCCATTGGCTCCAGGACTCGTCACTCACACT cTGTATACTTCCAGGTTATCCTACCAGCCTCCAGCTTTAGCAGGAGCTGCTGATCTTTGTCACCCTGCTGCCAACCCAAACCAG GTGTTGCATGCTGGGAAGGAGggtggggttgtcttggttccTGCTCATCCTGCTCATGGAGCAGATGCCCATCTGACAGTAGAACATGCCCCCAACACACCTGGCAGCAG cggtgatgatgatggtctGACTCAGAgcggagaaggaaggagggatgaagggaggaggagcGTTTCTCCCTCTGACCCGGTGGAGTCTCTCAGTGCGTTCACGAGGAAAGTCGGAGCATTTGTCAATAAGCCGAGCACGCAG ataacAGCAGCCAGTCTGGACCTGCCATTTGCTGCATTTGCTCCTCGAGGCCTGGACTCAGAGGAGAATGATCCCATG gtgcagCCTCCAGACTCTCCTCCCTGTTCGTCCCCCCTGCAGGCCAGCCTTCACTCTCAGGGCTCAGAGGGATCGGGGCAGCAGGACGATTTCGTCATGGTCGACTTC CGACCTGCCTTCTCTAAAGACGACTTGTTGCCGATGGATCTGGGAACGTTCTACAGAGAGTTTCAGAACCCTCCACAGCTGGCCAGCCTCTCACTACACATCAGCTCCCAGTCGATGGCCGATGACCTG gacTCGCTGCCAGAGAAGCTGGCCGTCTACGAGAAGAACATCGACGAGTTTGACGCTTTTGTGGACATGCTTCAGTAG
- the atg13 gene encoding autophagy-related protein 13 isoform X2 → MDSDLSPQDKKDLDKFIKFFALKTVQVIVQARLGEKICTRSSSSPTGSDWFNLAIKDIPEVTHEAKKALAGQLPGIGRSMCVEISLKTSEGDSMELETWCLEMNEKCDKDIKVSYTVYNRLSVLLKSLLAITRVTPAYKLSRKQGHDYVILYRIYFGEVQLSGLGEGFQTVRVGVVGTPVGTVTLSCAYRTNLAFMSNRQFEPSAPIMGIIVDHFVDPPCSSQRPANMGQPCNYRAPDEEDGSPFAGVQDSQEVCTTSFSTSPPSQLYTSRLSYQPPALAGAADLCHPAANPNQVLHAGKEGGVVLVPAHPAHGADAHLTVEHAPNTPGSSGDDDGLTQSGEGRRDEGRRSVSPSDPVESLSAFTRKVGAFVNKPSTQITAASLDLPFAAFAPRGLDSEENDPMVQPPDSPPCSSPLQASLHSQGSEGSGQQDDFVMVDFRPAFSKDDLLPMDLGTFYREFQNPPQLASLSLHISSQSMADDLDSLPEKLAVYEKNIDEFDAFVDMLQ, encoded by the exons ATGGACAGTGACCTAAGTCCCCAGGATAAAAAAGACTTGGACAAGTTCATTAAGTTTTTTGCCTTGAAG actgtCCAGGTGATAGTCCAAGCCCGTCTTGGAGAGAAAATCTGCACTCGCTCTTCCTCGTCACCTACAGGCTCTGACTGG TTTAATTTGGCCATCAAAGACATCCCAGAGGTGACTCATGAAGCCAAGAAGGCACTGGCAGGCCAACTTCCAGGCATCGGGCGCTCCATGTGTGTCGAGATCTCCCTGAAGACATCAGAG GGTGACTCAATGGAGTTAGAGACTTGGTGCCTGGAGATGAATGAAAA GTGCGATAAGGACATCAAGGTGTCGTATACAGTATACAAccgtctgtctgtccttctgaAGTCTCTGCTGGCCATCACCAGAGTGACGCCTGCCTATAAACTGTCCAGAAAGCAGGGGCATGACTATGTCATATTATacag GATCTACTTTGGGGAAGTCCAGCTGAGTGGATTAGGAGAAG GTTTTCAGACTGTGCGCGTCGGTGTTGTTGGCACCCCTGTCGGCACAGTCACGCTGTCATGTGCCTACCGCACCAACCTGGCATTCATGTCTAACAG GCAGTTTGAGCCGTCAGCTCCCATTATGGGGATCATTGTGGATCACTTCGTGGATCCTCCCTGCAGCAGCCAGCGTCCTGCAAACATGGGACAGCCCTGCAACTACAG agctCCAGATGAGGAGGATGGAAGCCCGTTTGCTGGAGTTCAGGATTCACAGGAGGTCTGCAccacctccttctccacctcccctccctctcag cTGTATACTTCCAGGTTATCCTACCAGCCTCCAGCTTTAGCAGGAGCTGCTGATCTTTGTCACCCTGCTGCCAACCCAAACCAG GTGTTGCATGCTGGGAAGGAGggtggggttgtcttggttccTGCTCATCCTGCTCATGGAGCAGATGCCCATCTGACAGTAGAACATGCCCCCAACACACCTGGCAGCAG cggtgatgatgatggtctGACTCAGAgcggagaaggaaggagggatgaagggaggaggagcGTTTCTCCCTCTGACCCGGTGGAGTCTCTCAGTGCGTTCACGAGGAAAGTCGGAGCATTTGTCAATAAGCCGAGCACGCAG ataacAGCAGCCAGTCTGGACCTGCCATTTGCTGCATTTGCTCCTCGAGGCCTGGACTCAGAGGAGAATGATCCCATG gtgcagCCTCCAGACTCTCCTCCCTGTTCGTCCCCCCTGCAGGCCAGCCTTCACTCTCAGGGCTCAGAGGGATCGGGGCAGCAGGACGATTTCGTCATGGTCGACTTC CGACCTGCCTTCTCTAAAGACGACTTGTTGCCGATGGATCTGGGAACGTTCTACAGAGAGTTTCAGAACCCTCCACAGCTGGCCAGCCTCTCACTACACATCAGCTCCCAGTCGATGGCCGATGACCTG gacTCGCTGCCAGAGAAGCTGGCCGTCTACGAGAAGAACATCGACGAGTTTGACGCTTTTGTGGACATGCTTCAGTAG